One Tunturibacter gelidoferens genomic region harbors:
- the hypE gene encoding hydrogenase expression/formation protein HypE: MRSILQLRVPQIAGDEDQLRGLKIETTAASSPSVVRFRDPQIEMAHGAGGKASRRLVEGLFAPLLYPASRKPLSDAAHLEVGGARIAFTTDSFVVKPLHFPGGSIGELAVNGTMNDLAVSGAKGIAMTVTFVLEEGLPTADLEAEVRAMSGALKRAGVVMAGGDTKVVERGKADGMYITTAGIGTPLPGVKVDARSVRPGDKILLSGPIGDHGITILLARGELDFEADLYSDTRSVLPLVEALAAECGPGIHWMRDPTRGGVATALNELARDSGLGIELLEEEIPMHDAVRGACELLGLDPLHIANEGQFLAVVSPEYAAIALNSLQQTAGGEEARIVGQVRVEPANAVLVITRYGGSRIVDMLVGDPLPRIC, from the coding sequence ATGCGCAGCATATTACAACTACGAGTACCGCAAATCGCTGGTGACGAGGATCAGCTCCGTGGCCTGAAGATTGAAACTACGGCTGCGAGTTCGCCATCTGTGGTTCGATTTCGCGATCCTCAGATTGAAATGGCGCACGGAGCCGGTGGGAAGGCTAGCCGAAGACTGGTCGAGGGCCTGTTTGCGCCGCTTCTGTATCCCGCCTCTCGAAAGCCGCTAAGCGATGCCGCGCATCTCGAGGTGGGGGGTGCGCGAATCGCCTTCACGACCGACAGCTTTGTTGTCAAGCCTTTACATTTTCCCGGTGGCTCAATCGGCGAACTAGCCGTCAACGGTACTATGAACGATCTCGCAGTCTCCGGGGCCAAAGGCATTGCCATGACCGTGACCTTCGTTCTCGAAGAAGGCCTTCCTACGGCGGACCTCGAAGCCGAAGTCCGCGCGATGTCTGGAGCTCTTAAACGGGCGGGAGTCGTGATGGCTGGTGGAGATACTAAGGTGGTCGAACGCGGCAAAGCCGACGGGATGTATATCACGACCGCGGGGATCGGTACCCCGCTGCCTGGCGTCAAAGTCGATGCCCGTTCGGTGCGTCCAGGCGACAAGATCCTCTTATCCGGTCCGATTGGCGATCACGGAATCACCATTCTTCTGGCGCGCGGTGAGCTCGACTTCGAAGCAGATTTGTACTCCGACACGCGGTCCGTTCTGCCGTTGGTCGAAGCGCTGGCGGCAGAATGCGGCCCTGGAATTCACTGGATGCGCGATCCGACGCGCGGAGGCGTAGCTACCGCTCTCAATGAACTGGCGCGCGATAGTGGCCTGGGAATTGAATTGCTCGAGGAAGAGATCCCCATGCATGATGCGGTTCGTGGCGCCTGCGAGCTCCTCGGATTGGATCCTCTCCACATCGCGAACGAAGGCCAGTTTCTTGCTGTAGTTTCTCCGGAGTATGCTGCCATCGCGTTGAACTCGTTGCAGCAGACGGCGGGTGGTGAAGAAGCCCGGATTGTTGGGCAGGTTCGAGTCGAGCCAGCCAACGCAGTTCTGGTCATCACTCGCTACGGAGGCAGTCGGATCGTAGACATGCTGGTCGGCGATCCTCTGCCGCGGATCTGTTAG
- a CDS encoding Uxx-star family glutaredoxin-like (seleno)protein, with protein sequence MANLELYGSARCPYTQELREWLEWTRRDFTEYDVEADSDARARMHALDSSVRTVPVLVEDGKVIQVGWQGRGCIVESE encoded by the coding sequence ATGGCCAATCTTGAGCTCTATGGGAGTGCTCGATGCCCATACACGCAGGAGTTACGTGAGTGGCTGGAATGGACGAGGCGAGACTTCACGGAGTACGACGTGGAAGCCGATTCCGACGCACGCGCGCGCATGCATGCCCTCGACAGCAGCGTACGCACGGTTCCGGTGCTGGTGGAGGACGGCAAAGTAATTCAGGTTGGTTGGCAAGGCAGGGGTTGCATCGTGGAGTCAGAATAA
- a CDS encoding SIS domain-containing protein — protein sequence MQTAVNLAAHIKERLLLRNEILESFFSQEARALAVACREMSERFLRGGRLLAFGRGPYSTDAQHVSVEFVHPVIVGKRALPALDLSALLRPWLDAILRPEDIVMGFGPPEGDPEVWEALESAEAQGAMTFALPGPCGSYALKAATQDPFIHQELVEVFYHTLWETVHVFLEHRELGQDIGQTEFLYPFLGQKKQETEGIVNDVAASIQMKVHDDTLLRTRLATEQSEQIGATALAVRERLLRGGKLILFGNGGSATDANDWAMDCVLPPIGYHTVPAISLSMEPATITALANDVGVEVIFLRQLLAHAKPPDVAIGISTSGGSRNIVMALEEARKRDLLTVALLGNDGGEIYRRGLVDYPIIVRSDYIPRIQEVQASAYHVLREALEVLSHGQS from the coding sequence ATGCAAACTGCCGTCAATCTCGCAGCACACATTAAAGAACGGTTGCTCCTGCGCAACGAGATTCTGGAAAGCTTCTTTTCTCAGGAGGCTCGCGCACTGGCAGTCGCCTGTCGTGAGATGTCGGAACGCTTTCTAAGAGGCGGCCGTTTGCTGGCATTTGGACGCGGACCGTACTCGACCGATGCCCAACACGTCTCCGTGGAGTTCGTTCATCCTGTGATCGTTGGCAAACGCGCGCTCCCTGCGCTCGATCTCTCAGCACTCCTGCGCCCATGGCTTGATGCCATTCTTCGCCCGGAAGATATTGTGATGGGCTTCGGCCCACCCGAAGGAGATCCTGAGGTGTGGGAGGCTTTAGAATCGGCGGAGGCGCAAGGGGCAATGACCTTCGCTTTGCCCGGCCCATGCGGATCCTACGCACTCAAGGCAGCGACTCAAGACCCATTTATCCACCAGGAACTGGTCGAAGTCTTTTATCACACCCTGTGGGAGACAGTTCACGTCTTTTTGGAACACCGGGAACTGGGCCAAGATATAGGTCAAACAGAGTTTCTCTATCCTTTCCTGGGTCAGAAGAAGCAGGAGACTGAGGGCATAGTCAACGATGTCGCTGCTTCCATCCAAATGAAAGTTCACGACGACACCCTGTTGCGGACTCGCCTCGCGACAGAACAATCCGAACAGATCGGTGCTACGGCTCTTGCAGTACGAGAGCGCCTGTTGCGTGGCGGAAAGTTGATTCTCTTTGGTAACGGCGGCTCAGCGACGGACGCCAACGATTGGGCGATGGACTGTGTGCTTCCTCCAATCGGATACCATACCGTCCCTGCGATATCTCTCTCTATGGAGCCAGCCACCATAACCGCGCTGGCTAACGATGTGGGGGTCGAGGTGATCTTTTTGCGCCAACTCCTCGCACACGCGAAACCGCCGGACGTCGCGATCGGAATCTCCACCAGCGGCGGCTCTCGCAATATCGTGATGGCCCTGGAAGAAGCGCGCAAGCGTGATCTGCTGACGGTTGCTCTTCTGGGCAACGACGGCGGAGAGATCTATCGCCGAGGATTGGTTGACTATCCAATCATTGTTCGCAGCGACTATATTCCGCGCATTCAAGAGGTGCAGGCGTCCGCATATCACGTGCTTCGGGAGGCATTGGAGGTGTTGAGCCATGGCCAATCTTGA